The following proteins are co-located in the Oenanthe melanoleuca isolate GR-GAL-2019-014 chromosome 4, OMel1.0, whole genome shotgun sequence genome:
- the LOC130252279 gene encoding LOW QUALITY PROTEIN: estradiol 17-beta-dehydrogenase 11-like (The sequence of the model RefSeq protein was modified relative to this genomic sequence to represent the inferred CDS: inserted 2 bases in 2 codons) — MCVFLSQESPKSRISLSTPGTSCQLQGEHDSARRDCSSSAPXRRHRGTGSSGGTPGAQDGTAGRSSRRCGRCGGGSCGSGRDQRRALGRAEGKSTTRVPXKEIKVQFGPQKSSGETMNVFVELLLFLGTLLYSYLEAFVKLFVPARRKSLSGELVLITGAGHGVGRATALEFAKRQSRLVLWDINKHGVEETAAECQKLGATVQTFVVDCSKREEIYSTADKVKKDIGDVTILVNNAGVITAADFLSTQDHQIERMFEVNILGHMWTTRAFLPVMMNNNYGHIVTVASAAGHFVVPYMVTYCSSKFAAVGFHKALTEELSALGKDGIKTTCLCPVFINTGFVKNPSTRLGKILEIEEVVETLMEGIVTNKKMVFVPPNQSVALLLERVFPERALNLLKKMSEVKFDAVIGQRSTQ, encoded by the exons ATGTGTGTTTTCCTCAGCCAAGAGAGCCCTAAGAGCCGCATTTCTTTATCCACGCCCGGCACGTCCTGTCAGCTGCAGGGCGAGCACGATTCTGCGAGGAGAGACTGCAGCTCCTCCGCAC AGCGCCGGCACAGGGGCACCGGGAGCTCGGGGGGGACACCGGGAGCTCAGGACGGGACAGCTGGGCGGAGCAGCCGGCGGTGCGGGCGGTGCGGGGGTGGATCCTGCGGGAGCGGACGGGACCAGCGGCGCGCACTGGGACGGGCCGAGGGTAAATCAACAACCCGCGTCC CAAAAGAGATTAAAGTTCAGTTCGGTCCTCAAAAGAGCTCCGGGGAAACAATGAACGTGTTCGTGGAGCTTCTCCTGTTCCTGGGCACGCTCCTCTACTCCTACCTGGAGGCTTTTGTGAAGCTCTTCGTGCCTGCGAGGAGAAAGTCTCTGAGCGGGGAGCTGGTGCTCATCACGGGCGCTGGCCATGGCGTCGGGAGAGCGACAGCCCTGGAGTTCGCCAAGCGCCAGAGCAGGCTGGTCCTGTGGGACATCAATAAG cacGGCGTTGAGGAGACGGCAGCAGAATGCCAGAAGCTGGGAGCCACTGTCCAAACCTTTGTGGTGGACTGCAGCAAACGGGAGGAGATCTACAGCACTGCAGACAAG GTGAAGAAGGATATTGGGGATGTGACCATCCTGGTGAACAATGCTGGTGTTATTACAGCTGCTGACTTTCTCTCAACCCAGGACCACCAGATAGAAAGGATGTTTGAAGTCAACATTCTGGGTCACATGTGG ACCACGAGAGCTTTTCTGCCAGTCATGATGAACAACAACTATGGGCACATTGTCACAGTGGCTTCAGCAGCAGGTCATTTTGTGGTTCCTTACATGGTGACCTATTG ctcaagCAAGTTTGCTGCAGTTGGATTTCATAAAGCTCTGACAGAGGAGCTGTCTGCCCTGGGAAAGGATGGAATAAAAACAACGTGCCTTTGTCCGGTTTTTATCAACACTGGATTTGTCAAAAACCCCAGTACAAG GCTTGGAAAGATTTTGGAGATTGAAGAAGTTGTAGAGACTCTCATGGAAGGAATAGTGACCAACAAGAAAATGGTTTTTGTTCCACCAAATCAGAGCGTTGCTTTACTGCTTGAAAG GGTGTTCCCAGAGCGTGCCCTGAACCTTCTGAAAAAGATGTCTGAGGTCAAGTTTGATGCAGTCATTGGGCAGAGAAGCACCCAGTGA